From a single Cryptococcus neoformans var. neoformans B-3501A chromosome 3, whole genome shotgun sequence genomic region:
- a CDS encoding hypothetical protein (Match to EST gb|CF191070.1|CF191070; HMMPfam hit to GCV_T, Glycine cleavage T-protein (aminomethyl transferase), score: 396.8, E(): 2.6e-116): MFSLARPTARPVAALARRALATSAVLAQLKKTPLHDFHVQHKAKMVPFAGYSMPLSYGETGQITAHKHVRSDAGLFDVSHMLQHNFTGPTAQEFLLTLCPSSLDSLKPFTSTLSVLLNEQGGIIDDTIITKHSDSAFYVVTNAGRSVEDKAHISQKLEEWNAAHKGREVKWETLEGWGLLALQGPKAKDVLQRVTDQDLNKVKFGSSVFADIKTMDGQTVKCHVARGGYTGEDGFEVSIPPEHTLALSNTIASHPDVMLIGLGARDSLRLEAGMCLYGHDLDESVSPVEGGLSWVIGKDRRAPDAQPSFPGKSRILEELANGPSRRRVGFEVIGSPAREGCKVLDALGEKEIGVITSGIPSPTLGTNIAMGYIANGSHKKGTAVKVEVRKKLRDAFVKPMPFVPTKYFK; this comes from the exons ATGTTCTCGCTCGCCCGCCCCACCGCCAGACCCGTCGCCGCACTCGCCAGACGTGCGCTCGCAACCTCCGCCGTCCTCGCACAG CTCAAGAAAACACCGCTCCATGACTTCCACGTGCAGCACAAGGCCAAGATGGTCCCCTTTGCGGGCTACAGCATGCCCTTGAGCTACGGCGAGACAGGACAGA TCACCGCCCACAAGCACGTCCGATCAGACGCCGGCTTATTTGACGTCTCTCATATGCTGCAGCACAACTTTACAGGCCCTACTGCCCAGGAATTCCTCTTGACCCTTTGTCCCTCGTCCCTCGACTCGCTCAAACCATTCACCTCCACCCTGTCCGTTCTTTTGAACGAGCAAGGAGGTATCATTGACGacaccatcatcaccaaGCACAGCGATTCTGCTTTCTACGTCGTCACTAACGCCGGCCGATCCGTCGAGGACAAGGCCCATATCTCGCAAAAGCTCGAAGAGTGGAATGCCGCCCACAAGGGACGAGAAGTCAAGTGGGAGACTCTTGAAGGCTGGGGTCTTTTAGCACTCCAGGGccccaaggccaaggaTGTGCTTCAGCGAGTCACTGACCAGGACTTGAACAAAGTGAAATTCGGTTCAAGTGTCTTTGCTGATATCAAGACGATGGACGGTCAAACCGTCAAGTGTCATGTGGCCAGGGGCGGCTACACTGGCGAAGATGGCTTTGAA GTATCGATTCCTCCAGAGCATACTCTCGCTCTTTCCAACACCATCGCTTCTCATCCTGACGTCATGCTTATCGGTCTTGGCGCTCGAGACTCTCTCCGTCTCGAAGCTGGTATGTGTCTCTACGGCCACGATCTTGACGAAAGCGTGAGCCCCGTGGAAGGCGGTTTAAGCTGGGTCATTG GCAAGGACAGACGCGCGCCCGACGCTCAGCCGTCTTTCCCTGGAAAATCGAGAATCCTCGAGGAACTTGCCAACGGACCTTCCAGGCGAAGGGTCGGCTTTGAGGTTATAGGCTCCCCAGCGAGAGAAGGTTGCAAAGTCTTGGATGCGCTGGGTGAAAAGGAAATTG GTGTAATCACTTCTGGTATTCCTTCTCCTACACTCGGCACAAACATCGCCATGGGATACATTGCCAACGGATCCCATAAAAAGGGTACCGCAGTCAAAGTCGAGGTGAGGAAAAAATTGAGGGATGCCTTCGTCAAGCCCATGCCGTTTGTGCCTACCAAGTACTTCAAGTGA
- a CDS encoding hypothetical protein (Match to ESTs gb|CF190218.1|CF190218, gb|CF188470.1|CF188470, gb|CF186913.1|CF186913; HMMPfam hit to Ras, Ras family, score: 354.1, E(): 1.9e-103) — MSGPAGQHYDFLIKLLLIGDSGVGKSCLLLRFCEDSWTPSFITTIGIDFKIRTIELDGKRIKLQIWDTAGQERFRTITTAYYRGAMGILLVYDVTDEKSFNNIRTWLSNIEQHASPGVNKILIGNKCDWEEKRSVTIEQGRALADEFGLRFLETSAKANEGVEEAFFTLARDIKTRLIDSQPQEAAPVQLGADRNGVNVNKQSDSSSGGCC; from the exons ATGTCAGGACCAGCCGGACAACACTACGACTT TTTAATCAAGCTCCTCCTTATCGGTGATTCTG GTGTCGGCAAGTCATGTCTCCTCTTGCGATTCTGTGAGGATTCTTGGactccttctttcatcaCCACTATCG GTATTGACTTTAAGATCCGAACAATCGAGCTCGATGGGAAGCGAATCAAGTTGCAGATT TGGGATACTGCTG GGCAAGAACGTTTCCGAACCATCACAACTGCTTACTACAGAGGTGCCATGGGTATCTTGCTGGTCTATGACGTTACAGATGAAAAGTCCTTTAACA ACATCCGAACCTGGCTCTCCAACATTGAACAACATGCATCGCCCGGCGTGAACAAGATTCTTATCGGTAACAAGTGCGACTGGGAGGAGAAGCGATCTGTTACGATTGAGCAAGGACGTGCGCTTGCCGACGAGTTTGGACTGCGGTTCTTGGAGACTAGTGCGAAAGCAAACGAAGGTGTGGAGGAGGCATTTTTCACATTGGCCAG AGATATCAAGACTCGTTTGATTGATTCTCAACCCCAAGAAGCCGCCCCTGTTCAACTTGGTGCGGACCGTAACGGTGTGAATGTCAACAAGCAAAGcgattcttcttctggcgGGTGTTGCTAA
- a CDS encoding hypothetical protein (Match to EST gb|CF186217.1|CF186217; HMMPfam hit to NIC, Nucleoporin interacting component, score: 274.8, E(): 1.4e-79), whose translation MSTNSPYRPHNHGPAARPPAASALSSLLAQANSLNEVDYDSELPQIRFGIDDIERMSEAVAGRGKRAKSEKGEAFNLLSNLGVNTSQLTHSISQLPSEPAAPRPRRRRAAQIQAQTADQVPELGRGFVAAEGDIGTWGRNWHEMVILSGIEMQRQRATTQTVNSFQKQFQQRILQNWQLEKARVLQDELGVTDDELAGIVDAARLAASTSGNSTLGRSALGASTRRFPMGQSTLGKSTTAESREGGLVMHTKMVRYERVIGELNQKRLRKEPYEFCQALSESTKNDSKNPLLWQSFNLLAHLVYEPSLRDSEYRGSSHSEAVPPVAEPVNERQYSAAYLGDQKAHQAALLRGRLVTGGLKYLERDFERHVDETIARNPKEAALGGVPGIRNKVRAFVDVTLRTKEAREAYKPESVNGTLLWAQTYYLVRCGYIDDALNLVAENQQHISRDDWSFPGCFKSAMQSPERRLSKTQRDQLYNDFNAHIRNNPLIDQFKAALYKLVGRFELNRKTAKVATTTEDWMWLQLNLVRENRDGDAPQEQYDLADLGRLLEKYGSDKFDAGGTKPLAWFNLLLFTAQFEKAVAYLYSKPQMKTDAVHFAIALSYYGLLRVPTKGDEAELLAVTDSGDVSFLNFARIIKQYIAPFFKLEPQTALQYAYLVMLNSDAPAPSGPKQRQLCLELVRDIVLSSRSWSRLLGSVRSDGSKETGVIERDLKLLKLEDEQDYLRQVVLAAADQSSLDSSLTDSIELYHLAGSYDKVVETVNRALGHSLSQTAGTAPLPSDAAQVGLTGAFGGAPDLYSLAQKVHAVYERDFGKRTRVSSLHWETLETLLQLKLALAQFAADRPDLALETFKATNLLPLDNDPSSITRYAQKFRDMLDQPVVSNLDDVIVTTMKCLHLLSQQLKQSPYGDQGRAAQLSVYKHQAQCLIQFASTLRLRLGPDVYRQLSSMSAFF comes from the exons ATGAGCACAAATAGCCCATATAGGCCTCATAACCATGGACCAGCAGCAAGGCCTCCAGCGGCATCcgctctttcctcccttctcgCCCAGGCAAACTCCCTTAATGAAGTCGACTATGACTCGGAGCTTCCGCAGATCAGGTTCGGCATCGATGATATCGAGAGAATGAGCGAGGCCGTCgcaggaaggggaaagagggcaaAGAGCGAAAAGGGAGAGGC ATTCAACCTCCTTTCAAATCTCGGCGTCAACACTTCCCAACTCACCCATTCTATATCTCAACTCCCATCCGAGCCTGCAGCTCCCCGTCCTCGTCGCCGTCGTGCGGCCCAAATTCAAGCACAAACGGCCGATCAAGTGCCAGAGCTCGGACGCGGGTTTGTTGCGGCTGAAGGTGATATCGGGACATGGGGGAGGAACTGGCATGAAATGGTTATCCTGAGTGGTATTGAGATGCAGAGGCAAAGAGCAA CAACGCAGACTGTCAATTCTTTCCAAAAACAATTCCAACAACGAATCCTCCAAAATTGGCAGCTCGAGAAAGCTCGAGTCCTCCAAGACGAATTGGGCGTGACCGATGACGAGCTTGCAGGTATCGTCGATGCCGCCCGATTGGCTGCAAGCACCTCGGGTAACTCGACCTTGGGCAGGAGCGCCCTTGGAGCTAGTACAAGACGGTTCCCCATGGGGCAATCCACCTTGGGCAAATCTACAACCGCAGAGTCAAGGGAAGGTGGTTTGGTGATGCACACCAAGATGGTGAGGTACGAGAGAGTCATTGGGGAGCTCAATCAGAAGCGTTTGCGAAAGGAGCCATACGAGTTTTGTCAGGCATTGTCAGAGAGTACCAAGAATGACTCT AAAAATCCTCTACTCTGGCAGTCATTCAACCTTTTAGCCCATCTTGTTTACGAACCTTCCCTTCGCGATTCAGAGTATCGCGGGTCATCACATTCTGAAGCCGTACCTCCTGTCGCCGAGCCGGTCAATGAAAGACAGTACTCTGCGGCGTATCTCGGTGACCAAAAGGCCCACCAGGCGGCGTTATTGAGGGGAAGATTAGTGACGGGTGGTCTCAAATACCTCGAAAGGGA CTTTGAGAGGCATGTCGACGAAACCATTGCTAGGAACCCCAAAGAGGCTGCTCTTGGCGGTGTGCCCGGGATCCGCAATAAGGTCCGTGCCTTTGTAGACGTTACTCTGCGAACGAAAGAAGCTCGAGAGGCATACAAACCTGAGAGTGTCAACGGTACTCTTCTCTGGGCCCAGACCTACTATCTTGTCCGATGTGGCTATATTGACGATGCTCTCAATCTTGTGGCGGAGAATCAGCAACACATCAGCCGTGATGATTGGTCTTTCCCCGGTTGTTTCAAGTCAGCCATGCAATCTCCGGAACGCCGACTGTCCAAGACTCAGCGAGATCAGCTTTACAATGATTTCAATGCTCATATCCGTAACAATCCCCTTATCGATCAGTTCAAGGCCGCCTTGTATAAGCTTGTTGGCAGATTCGAATTGAACCGGAAAACTGCCAAGGTCGCGACCACCACTGAAGACTGGATGTGGTTGCAATTGAATCTGGTGAGAGAGAATAGAGATGGGGACGCACCTCAAGAGCAGTACGACCTGGCGGATCTGGGGAGACTGCTCGAAAAGTATGGAAGTGACAAATTTGACGCAGGTGGTACAAAACCATTGGCTTGGTTCAACTTGCTGTTGTTCACTGCACAATTCGAAAAA GCTGTGGCGTACTTGTACTCAAAACCTCAAATGAAGACCGATGCTGTGCATTTTGCCATTGCCTTGTCATACTACGGTCTTTTGCGAGTGCCCACCAAAGGTGATGAGGCCGAGCTAT TGGCTGTGACTGACTCTGGTGACGTCTCGTTCCTCAATTTCGCCCGTATCATCAAACAGTACATcgctcccttcttcaagcttgaACCACAAACTGCCCTTCAATACGCCTATCTCGTCATGCTCAACAGCGATGCACCCGCTCCTTCGGGCCCCAAACAACGACAGCTGTGTCTCGAGCTGGTCCGAGATATCGTGCTTTCTTCCCGAAGCTGGTCTCGTCTGCTGGGCAGTGTTCGTTCGGATGGCAGCAAGGAAACTGGCGTGATTGAGCGTGACCTCAAGTTGCTCAAGCTTGAAGACGAACAAGACTACTTGCGCCAAGTTGTACTCGCTGCTGCCGATCAGTCATCTCTTGATTCTTCCCTCACGGACTCCATCGAGCTGTACCACCTTGCTGGTTCATACGACAAGGTTGTAGAAACAGTGAACCGAGCCCTTGGTCACTCACTTAGTCAAACGGCTGGCACAGCTCCTCTCCCTAGTGACGCGGCGCAAGTTGGACTCACCGGTGCTTTCGGTGGAGCTCCTGACCTCTACAGCTTGGCACAAAAAGTTCATGCTGTCTATGAAAGGGACTTTGGCAAGAGAACGCGAGTGTCGAGTTTGCATTGGGAGACATTGGAGACGCTCTTGCAGCTCAAATTGGCGTTGGCGCAGTTTGCTGCAGACAGACCTGATCTGGCTTTGGAG ACATTCAAGGCCACTAACCTCCTCCCGCTTGACAACGACCCTTCATCCATCACACGCTACGCTCAAAAGTTCCGAGACATGCTGGACCAACCTGTCGTCTCCAACCTTGACGACGTGATCGTCACAACTATGAAGTGTCTCCACCTGCTTTCTCAACAACTCAAGCAATCGCCCTACGGCGATCAAGGCCGCGCGGCGCAGTTGAGCGTTTATAAACATCAGGCACAGTGCTTGATTCAGTTTGCGAGCACGTTGAGGCTGAGATTAGGACCGGATGTGTATAGACAGTTAAGTTCGATGAGCGCTTTCTTTTAA
- a CDS encoding hypothetical protein (Match to EST gb|CF190716.1|CF190716; HMMPfam hit to DAO, FAD dependent oxidoreductase, score: 408.8, E(): 6.2e-120), with protein sequence MFRGRSYMPGRRAFAVTTTTTLAVGSAYLYFRPQPVRLEDASSVYDVKRPANLSWKPPTRDQMLSHLATSGIYVNRTQESGPEIGEIKGEKKEEEDDDVFDLLIVGGGATGAGTALDAVSRGLKVACVERDDFSSGTSSKSTKLVHGGVRYLQKAIFELDYEQWKLVKEALRERRIFLDTAPHLSHMLPILLPIYTWWQLPYYYAGCKLYDVLAGKENMESAYWVGKGKALEAFPTLKKEGLVGGVVYYDGQHNDSRMNISIMMTAVQHGAVVANYTEVTELHKKADPSRNGQERIYAATVKDNLTGKTMKVRCRGVINATGPFSDGIRQLDEPSVQNIVAPSAGVHISLPNYFGSKTMGLLDPATSDGRVIFFLPWQGVIIAGTTDSPTSLSQNPIPDEKEIQWILDEVDHYLSPDVKARREDILAAWSGIRPLVKDPNSKNTESLVRNHIINTSKGGLMTIAGGKWTTYRAMAEETVDAAVKEFDLKPNGPTRTHHLKLIGGHAWSKVMYIKLLQEYGLETEVAKHLSESYGDRAWTVASFANPTGESWPKHGVRFYRRYPYIEAECRYACRCEYAQTAVDFLARRIRLSFLDIHATVVALPRVIDIMSDELGWDAKRRAEELESTIKFLQSMGLGSKSDRDYAHELSERRGERRQIPIERSAGGA encoded by the exons ATGTTCCGCGGAAGGTCATATATGCCAGGCCGACGTGCATTCGCCGTCACAACCACCACAACCCTTGCAGTCGGTTCTGCCTATCTCTACTTCCGTCCTCAGCCAGTTCGGCTAGAAGATGCCTCATCAGTCTATGATGTCAAACGGCCCGCCAACCTCTCGTGGAAGCCGCCTACACGTGATCAGATGCTTAGCCATCTGGCCACTTCGGGCATCTATGTCAATCGAACTCAAGAGAGCGGACCGGAGATCGGCGAAAtcaaaggagaaaaaaaggaggaggaggacgacgacGTTTTCGATCTGTTGATTGTCGGCGGTGGAGCCACAGGTGCTGGTACAGCTCTCGACGCCGTTAGCAGAGGTTTGAAAGTGGCTTGTGTAGAGAGAGACGACTTCTCCAGCGGCACGTCCTCAAAGAGTACGAAACTTGTCCACGGTGGTGTCCGTTATCTCCAAAAAGCTATCTTTGAGCTTGACTATG AACAATGGAAACTAGTAAAGGAGGCCCTTAGAGAGCGTCGTATTTTCTTAGATACTGCTCCCCATCTCAGTCACATGCTTCC CATCCTCTTACCGATCTACACCTGGTGGCAGCTACCTTACTACTATGCCGGTTGTAAACTTTACGATGTCCTTGCTGGTAAAGAGAATATGGAAAGCGCTTATTGGGTGGGCAAAGGTAAAGCTTTGGAGGCTTTCCCcactttgaagaaggagggactTGTCGGCGGTGTTGTTTATTACGATG GTCAACATAATGACTCTCGAATGAACATATCCATTATGATGACTGCTGTCCAGCATGGCGCAGTCGTTGCCAACTATACAGAAGTTACGGAGCTCCACAAGAAGGCTGATCCTTCGCGAAATGGTCAAGAAAGAATCTATGCGGCTACCGTCAAGGACAACCTGACTGGAAAGACCATGAAGGTCCGATGTAGA GGTGTCATCAACGCGACTGGACCCTTCAGTGATGGTATCAGACAGTTGGATGAACCCAGCGTTCAAAATATCGTGGCTCCCAGCGCAGGTGTCCATATCTCCCTTCCT AACTACTTTGGCTCCAAGACTATGGGCCTGCTTGACCCAGCTACCTCTGATGGCCGTgtcattttcttccttccttggcAGGGCGTCATCATTGCTGGTACAACAGACTCCCCCACCAGCCTCTCTCAGAACCCTATTCCCgatgagaaagaaatcCAATGGATTTTAGATGAAGTAGATCACTATTTGTCACCTGATGTGAAAGCAAGAAGGGAGGATATTCTTGCTGCTTGGTCTGGCATTAGGCCATTGGTCAAGGATCCTAATTCCAAAAACACTGAATCCCTCGTCAGGAACCATATCATCAACACCTCTAAGGGAGGTCTGATGACCATCGCAGGGGGCAAGTGGACTACCTA CCGAGCAATGGCAGAAGAAACAGTCGACGCTGCTGTCAAAGAGTTTGACCTTAAGCCTAATGGCCCTACACGGACCCATCATCTCAAGCTCATCGGCGGTCACGCTTGGTCCAAGGTCATGTATATCAAACTTCTTCAAGAGTACGGTCTCGAAACCGAAGTCGCCAAGCACCTCTCTGAATCTTACGGTGACCGGGCATGGACCGTTGCTTCTTTTGCTAATCCCACTGGAGAAAGCTGGCCGAAGCACGGTGTCAGGTTCTACCGCCGATACCCCTACATTGAAGCCGAATGTCGATACGCCTGTCGATGTGAATATGCCCAAACGGCTGTCGACTTCCTTGCTAGACGTATCCGTCTGTCCTTCCTTGATATTCATGCGACAGTGGTTGCCCTTCCTAGGGTCATTGACATAATGAGTGATGAGCTCGGTTGGGATGCTAAGAGGAGAGCAGAAGAGTTAGAGTCAACGATCAAGTTCCTGCAGTCCATGGGACTC GGCTCCAAGTCTGACCGAGACTATGCTCACGAATTGAGTGAGAGGCGTGGCGAAAGGAGACAGATCCCCATCGAGAGGTCTGCTGGTGGAGCGTAG
- a CDS encoding hypothetical protein (Match to EST gb|CF189705.1|CF189705; HMMPfam hit to DAO, FAD dependent oxidoreductase, score: 441.8, E(): 7.2e-130), translating into MFRGRSYMPGRRALVFTTATTVAVGSAYYALRPTPLHLDSQHVPLTKRRPGPLWAPPSREQMLEHLRTSGIYIHRTEEGGPEPGAVLRKDEAESEGDDVFDLLIVGGGATGAGTALDAASRGLKVACVEREDFSSGTSSKSTKLVHGGVRYLQKAIFELDYEQWKLVKEALRERRIFLETAPHLSHMLPILLPIYTWWQLPYYYAGCKLYDFLAGKENMESAYWMGKGKALEAFPMLKKDGLVGGVVYYDGQHNDSRMNISLVMTAVQHGAVVANYVEVTELHKKPDPSRGGQERICAATLKDRRTGETWKVRTRGVINATGPFSDGLRKLDEPTTQDIVAPSAGVHITLPNYYGPKTMGLLDPATSDGRVIFFLPWQGNVIAGTTDSPTKVSQNPIPDEKEIQWILDEVRNYLSPDVKVRRGDILSAWSGIRPLVKDPNSKNTESLVRNHMINTSKGGLLTIAGGKWTTYRAMAEETVDVAVKEFNLKPNGPSQTNHIKLVGGHAWSKTMYIKLIQQFGLETEVANHLSESYGDRAWTVASMAKPTGESWPFHGVRLSKLYPYIEAECRYACRCEYAQTAVDFIARRTRLSFLNVQATVETLPRVLEIMGEELGWDMKRKEQEFDDAMEFLKSMGLPQHTKLKLSDVEKSHGHIGPLGLAQKEEVALYQRAQFTPDEVTHLRTQFERFDFDHDQRITRADLIHAMTGMGYDASVELADSILREVDFGRKGEIDFQDYLDIAAGLKELQLENAFTHLTQLDSSRKEAGARDIGDHAHESSERREKRRKIPVERSGGGA; encoded by the exons ATGTTTCGCGGTAGGTCTTACATGCCCGGTCGACGCGCTTTGGTTTTCACCACCGCGACCACCGTTGCTGTTGGTTCTGCCTATTATGCTCTGCGACCAACTCCCCTACACCTTGACTCCCAGCATGTTCCTCTCACGAAGCGTCGTCCCGGACCACTCTGGGCACCTCCCTCCCGTGAGCAGATGTTGGAGCATCTCCGAACTTCTGGTATCTACATCCACCGAACCGAAGAAGGTGGACCTGAGCCAGGTGCCGTTCTGCGAAAAGATGAAGCGGAAAGCGAAGGGGACGATGTATTTGACCTTCTGATTGTTGGCGGCGGTGCTACCGGTGCTGGTACTGCTCTTGATGCTGCTAGTCGCGGTTTGAAGGTTGCTTGCgttgagagagaagatttCTCTAGTGGTACGTCTTCAAAGAGTACCAAACTGGTCCACGGCGGTGTACGATACCTCCAGAAGGCGATCTTTGAGCTCGATTATG AGCAATGGAAATTGGTGAAGGAGGCTCTTCGGGAGCGTCGAATCTTCCTTGAAACTGCCCCACACCTGAGCCACATGCTTCC gattcttcttccgatCTACACTTGGTGGCAACTTCCCTATTACTACGCCGGATGCAAGCTCTACGATTTCCTTGCTGGTAAAGAGAATATGGAAAGTGCCTACTGGATGGGTAAGGGTAAGGCTCTTGAGGCTTTCCCaatgttgaagaaggacggtCTTGTCGGTGGTGTCGTGTACTACGACGGTCAGCACAATGACTCGCGGATGAATATTTCCCTTGTCATGACTGCTGTGCAGCACGGTGCGGTTGTTGCCAATTATGTAGAGGTGACCGAGCTCCACAAAAAGCCTGATCCTTCACGTGGTGGCCAGGAGAGAATCTGCGCAGCAACTTTGAAGGACAGACGGACCGGTGAAACATGGAAAGTCCGAACTAGA GGTGTCATCAATGCTACTGGCCCATTCAGCGATGGCTTGAGAAAGCTCGATGAACCTACTACGCAGGACATTGTTGCTCCTAGTGCTGGTGTTCATATCACTCTCCCT AATTACTACGGCCCAAAAACCATGGGTTTGCTTGATCCCGCCACCTCCGATGGTCGAgtgatcttcttccttccttggcAGGGCAATGTGATTGCCGGAACTACAGACTCCCCCACTAAGGTTTCACAAAACCCCATCCCAgacgagaaggaaattCAATGGATTTTGGACGAGGTTCGAAATTATCTCTCCCCTGATGTCAAGGTCCGACGTGGTGACATCCTATCTGCGTGGTCCGGCATCAGGCCTCTCGTCAAGGACCCCAACTCCAAGAATACCGAGTCTTTGGTCCGAAATCATATGATCAACACTTCCAAGGGTGGTTTGTTGACCATCGCTGGTGGCAAGTGGACTACCTA TCGAGCTATGGCCGAAGAGACGGTCGACGTCGCCGTCAAAGAGTTCAACCTCAAGCCCAACGGGCCCTCACAGACTAATCACATCAAGCTTGTTGGTGGCCACGCTTGGTCCAAGACCATGTACATCAAGCTTATCCAGCAATTCGGTCTTGAGACTGAGGTTGCCAACCATCTCTCCGAATCCTACGGTGACAGGGCCTGGACGGTGGCATCAATGGCTAAACCCACCG GTGAATCATGGCCCTTCCATGGTGTTCGTCTTTCAAAACTTTACCCGTACATTGAGGCCGAGTGCCGATATGCCTGTCGATGTGAATACGCACAAACGGCTGTTGACTTTATTGCCCGCCGAACGCGATTATCCTTCCTCAACGTCCAAGCTACGGTCGAGACCCTTCCTAGAGTTTTGGAGATTATGGGCGAGGAGCTTGGTTGGGacatgaagaggaaagagcagGAGTTTGACGACGCTATGGAGTTCTTGAAGTCTATGGGCCTGCCTCAG CacaccaagctcaagctttCCGACGTTGAGAAGAGTCATGGCCATATCGGTCCTCTTGGTCTCGCtcagaaggaggaagttgCTCTTTATCAAAGAGCTCAGTTCACTCCCGACGAAGTCACTCACTTGCGTACTCAGTTTGAGCGATTCGACTTT GACCATGATCAACGTATCACCCGCGCTGATCTCATTCACGCCATGACTGGTATGGGTTATGACGCGTCAGTCGAACTGGCCGACTCTATCCTCCGAGAAGTCGACTTTGGACGAAAGGGCGAGATTGACTTCCAAGATTACCTTGATATTGCCGCTGGTCTTAAGGAGTTGCAGCTCGAGAATGCCTTCACTCACTTGACCCAGCTTGACTCTAGCAGGAAGGAGGCAGGCGCAAGGGATATTGGTGACCATGCTCATGAATCcagtgaaagaagagaaaagaggaggaagattcCCGTTGAGAGATCTGGTGGAGGTGCCTAA